In Capsicum annuum cultivar UCD-10X-F1 chromosome 7, UCD10Xv1.1, whole genome shotgun sequence, one genomic interval encodes:
- the LOC107854232 gene encoding cytochrome P450 CYP72A219: MLQINMKIAISFVIMIIILRWLWKFLNWVWINPKKLEKRLKLEGLKGNRYKFLHGDMKEINTMVEEAKKKTINFTNDYVSRVLPHSTKLMMQYGNNCYMWLGPKPAMLITEPEYVREILSKSYIYQKIEGNAITKLLAQGLASYETDKWAKHRRIINPAFHLDKLKHMLPAFYMSCCDMLSKWENIVSSEGSEIDVLPFLQTLTSDAISRTAFGSNYEEGRQIFELQKELADLILHAARWIYIPGWRFVPTKRNKRMKQIANEVRSLVLGIINKRIREMKEGEATKDDLLGILLESNFKEIKIHHENKNFGMTIDEVIEECKLFYFAGQETTSVLLVWTLILLSKHLDWQERARQEVHQVFGSDKPNYDLLNQLKVVTMIFNEVLRLYPPAIMIGRRVTKETKLGNLSLPAGMFLMLPAIYLQHDIEIWGDDAKEFNPERFSEGVNKATKGKFAYFPFSWGPRICIGQNFAMLEAKMALAMMLQHYAFELSPSYAHAPHTFLTLQPQHGAPLILHKL; the protein is encoded by the exons atgttgcaaataaatatgaaaattgcAATATCATTTGTGATTATGATAATTATCTTGAGATGGTTATGGAAATTCTTGAATTGGGTGTGGATTAATCccaaaaaattggaaaaaagactcaaattgGAAGGTTTAAAAGGAAATCGTTACAAGTTTTTACATGGAGATATGAAGGAGATTAATACAATGGttgaagaagcaaaaaaaaaaacaattaactttaCTAATGACTATGTTTCTAGAGTTTTGCCTCACTCCACCAAGTTAATGATGCaatatg GTAATAATTGTTATATGTGGTTGGGACCAAAACCAGCAATGTTAATTACAGAGCCTGAATATGTAAGGGAAATTTTATCAAAAAGTTACATTTACCAAAAGATTGAAGGCAATGCAATCACTAAGTTGCTAGCACAAGGACTTGCAAGTTATGAAACAGATAAATGGGCTAAGCATAGAAGAATTATCAACCCTGCATTTCACCTTGACAAGTTGAAG CACATGTTACCAGCATTCTACATGAGTTGCTGTGACATGCTCAGCAAATGGGAAAATATAGTTTCATCAGAGGGATCAGAGATAGATGTGTTGCCATTTTTGCAAACTTTAACTAGTGATGCAATTTCAAGAACAGCATTTGGTAGTAACTATGAAGAAGGAAGACAAATATTTGAGCTTCAAAAAGAACTAGCTGATTTAATTTTACATGCAGCTAGGTGGATTTACATTCCCGGGTGGAG GTTTGTGCCAACAAAAAGGAACAAGAGGATGAAGCAAATAGCAAATGAAGTAAGATCATTAGTGTTGGGAATTATCAACAAAAGAATAAGGGAAATGAAAGAAGGTGAAGCTACAAAAGATGATTTATTGGGTATACTATTGGAATCAAatttcaaagaaataaaaattcatcatGAAAACAAGAATTTTGGTATGACAATTGATGAAGTGATTGAAGAATGCAAATTGTTTTATTTTGCTGGTCAAGAAACTACTTCAGTATTACTTGTTTGGACTTTGATTTTGTTGAGCAAACATTTGGATTGGCAAGAAAGAGCAAGACAAGAGGTGCATCAAGTATTTGGGAGTGACAAACCTAACTATGACTTGTTGAATCAATTGAAAGTT GTAACAATGATATTCAATGAGGTTCTAAGGTTATATCCACCAGCAATTATGATTGGTAGAAGAGTAACAAAAGAAACCAAATTAGGGAACTTGTCATTGCCTGCTGGAATGTTCCTAATGTTACCAGCAATTTATTTGCAACATGACATTGAAATATGGGGTGATGATGCAAAAGAATTCAATCCAGAAAGGTTTAGTGAAGGTGTTAATAAAGCAACAAAGGGTAAATTTGCATATTTTCCATTTAGTTGGGGACCAAGAATATGTATTGGACAAAATTTTGCTATGTTAGAAGCAAAAATGGCACTTGCAATGATGCTACAACATTATGCTTTTGAGTTATCTCCATCTTATGCACATGCTCCTCATACTTTTCTCACTCTTCAACCTCAACATGGTGCTCCTTTGATTTTGCATAAGTTGTAG
- the LOC107854259 gene encoding transmembrane protein 208 homolog gives MANQGAKKRKEENTRHMKKLFQLIIACNVIYLLVRAGIFYKSFTWKHIVGLLLTSLAYVLPYKQLDSMAKPSYGDDGEMFDGGYDMSTGGICGYLHDIIYITCFVQLASIISDKFWYTYLVIPAFAAYQLSGFIKGLLPQGSEDVEEDEKTRKKREKLEKKASRTKFIKTRAR, from the exons ATGGCGAATCAAGGAGCAAAAAAGCGAAAGGAAGAAAACACTCGTCATATGAAGAAACTCTTTCAGCTCATAATTGCCTGcaac GTAATTTATTTATTGGTGAGAGCTGGAATTTTCTATAAAAGTTTTACATGGAAGCATATAGTAGGATTATTGTTGACTTCATTGGCATATGTATTGCCATACAAACAATTGGATTCAATGGCGAAGCCAAGTTATGGTGATGATGGGGAGATGTTTGATGGTGGATATGATATGAGTACTGGTGGAATTTGTGG ATATTTACATGATATAATCTACATTACATGTTTCGTGCAATTGGCTTCTATCATCTCCGACAAGTTCTGGTACACATATCTAGTG ATACCTGCATTCGCCGCATACCAGCTCTCCGGATTTATCAAAGGACTTTTACCTCAAGGTTCCGAG GACGTTGAAGAGGACGAGAAGAccagaaaaaagagagaaaagttgGAGAAGAAAGCTTCAAGAACCAAATTCATCAAAACAAGAGCTCGTTAA